A single region of the Corallococcus caeni genome encodes:
- a CDS encoding dihydroneopterin aldolase — protein MSQEPVWIHPVVNDAQGRPLDVMELRGLTVDVIVGVYNRERVTPQPLRLDVALFLDARQAAVGGRLANTVHYGRLAGELRFLLDACRFELLESAAEAVCRYLLAPPTDAAPHAHLYAATVRVTKPEALTGWAIPSLQVHRTSEEMVYRTEAKAFGHVDVIHEGATYGVYRLRVAPGRGIPPRADGHTEGMELVLGAGMLLQGQPVGRGLAFSGPGVFGHRYDNPTATEQTVLGVYRPRLVLSEQEAAGSAAPVGPGTLYYLPE, from the coding sequence GTGAGCCAGGAACCCGTGTGGATCCACCCGGTGGTGAACGACGCGCAGGGCCGCCCGCTGGACGTGATGGAGCTGCGCGGGCTCACGGTGGACGTCATCGTGGGCGTCTACAACCGCGAGCGCGTGACGCCGCAGCCGCTGCGCCTGGACGTGGCGCTCTTCCTGGACGCGCGCCAGGCGGCGGTGGGCGGGAGGCTGGCGAACACGGTGCACTACGGACGGCTGGCCGGGGAGCTGCGCTTCCTCCTGGATGCGTGCCGCTTCGAGCTGCTGGAGTCCGCGGCGGAGGCGGTGTGCCGCTACCTGCTGGCGCCGCCCACGGACGCCGCGCCGCACGCGCACCTGTACGCGGCCACGGTGCGGGTCACCAAGCCGGAGGCGCTGACGGGGTGGGCCATCCCGTCGCTCCAGGTGCACCGGACCTCCGAGGAGATGGTGTACCGGACGGAGGCGAAGGCCTTCGGCCACGTGGACGTCATCCACGAGGGGGCGACCTACGGCGTGTACCGGCTGCGGGTGGCGCCGGGCAGGGGCATCCCTCCGCGGGCGGACGGGCACACGGAGGGCATGGAGCTGGTGCTGGGCGCGGGGATGCTGCTCCAGGGGCAGCCGGTGGGGCGGGGGCTGGCGTTCAGCGGGCCGGGCGTCTTCGGGCACCGCTACGACAACCCGACGGCCACGGAGCAGACGGTGCTGGGCGTGTACCGCCCGCGCCTGGTGCTGTCGGAGCAGGAGGCCGCCGGGAGCGCCGCGCCCGTGGGGCCGGGCACGCTGTACTACCTGCCCGAGTAG
- a CDS encoding class I SAM-dependent methyltransferase, producing MFHRDGPTFRELARQALTSVEQGYDLLAPKFEHTPFRTPDPVLKAALAHADGVGSALDVCCGTGAAMRVLRPLCRERVVGFDLSQGMLDEARQRLADAPGTAALEFVRGDALSLPFDAAFDLVTSFGAFGHILEEDEPRLVAGIARALKPGGRFVFVTGQPPSALNPGYWVAKGFNAAMRVRNALWKPPFVMYYLTFLVPRARVLLEAAGFDVEVREGDMPEPFGRLVTVIATKR from the coding sequence ATGTTCCACCGCGACGGCCCCACCTTCCGCGAACTTGCACGGCAGGCCCTCACCTCCGTCGAGCAGGGCTACGACCTGCTCGCGCCCAAGTTCGAGCACACGCCGTTCCGCACGCCGGATCCGGTGCTCAAGGCCGCGCTCGCGCATGCAGACGGCGTGGGCAGCGCGCTGGACGTGTGCTGCGGCACGGGCGCCGCGATGCGCGTGCTGCGCCCGCTGTGCCGCGAGCGCGTCGTCGGGTTCGACCTGAGCCAGGGCATGCTGGACGAAGCGAGGCAAAGGCTCGCGGATGCGCCGGGCACCGCGGCGCTCGAGTTCGTGCGCGGGGACGCGCTGTCGCTGCCCTTCGACGCGGCGTTCGACCTGGTCACCAGCTTCGGCGCCTTCGGGCACATCCTGGAGGAGGACGAGCCACGCCTCGTCGCGGGCATCGCGCGGGCGCTGAAGCCGGGGGGCCGCTTCGTCTTCGTCACCGGCCAGCCGCCGTCCGCGCTGAACCCCGGCTACTGGGTGGCGAAGGGCTTCAACGCCGCCATGCGCGTGCGCAACGCGCTCTGGAAGCCGCCGTTCGTCATGTACTACCTGACGTTCCTCGTGCCCCGCGCGCGCGTCCTGCTGGAGGCGGCGGGGTTCGACGTGGAGGTGCGCGAGGGCGACATGCCGGAGCCCTTCGGCCGGCTCGTCACCGTCATCGCCACGAAGCGCTGA
- a CDS encoding PilZ domain-containing protein — translation MHLPRAVPRFEHRLAVRLRGMLPLYTRDVSEGGFCAEMLQPMKAGDLLEGALLLGDEEVPFQAQVMWARRSAGERTRGRCGVRFVTIGGDFQRRLGAFRRLQGRRLIRWFT, via the coding sequence ATGCACCTGCCCCGAGCCGTGCCTCGTTTCGAGCATCGCCTGGCCGTCCGTCTGCGCGGCATGCTGCCGCTCTACACGCGGGATGTGTCGGAGGGCGGCTTCTGCGCGGAGATGCTCCAGCCGATGAAGGCGGGCGATCTCCTGGAGGGCGCGCTGCTGCTGGGGGACGAGGAAGTGCCGTTCCAGGCCCAGGTCATGTGGGCCCGCCGCTCCGCCGGGGAGCGCACGCGGGGACGCTGTGGCGTGCGCTTCGTCACCATCGGCGGGGACTTCCAGCGGCGGTTGGGCGCGTTCAGGCGCTTGCAGGGCAGGCGCCTGATCCGCTGGTTCACCTGA
- a CDS encoding SDR family oxidoreductase, translating into MGTAFITGAGVRVGSAVARALGRAGYDLALHANRSMEPLEVLAEELRALGRDVALYSGDLSDAQAVDALGARVREAHPALDVVVHNAGLYERVDFAAVTREQYRRMLAVNVDAPFFLTQALLPSLRAGKDPLVVHLTDIGGERAVSHYAHYSVSKAGLVMLTRALAVELAPHVRVNAISPGVVAFPEHFDEAARQEVLQRVPMGREGRVEDVARTVVFLAREAPYLTGQVIALDGGRSAQL; encoded by the coding sequence ATGGGGACCGCATTCATCACGGGCGCGGGCGTGCGCGTTGGAAGCGCGGTGGCTCGCGCGCTGGGCCGCGCCGGCTACGACCTGGCGCTTCACGCGAACCGCTCCATGGAGCCGCTGGAGGTATTGGCGGAAGAGCTGCGCGCGCTGGGCCGCGACGTCGCGCTGTACAGCGGAGACCTCTCCGACGCGCAGGCGGTGGACGCGCTGGGCGCCCGGGTCCGCGAGGCGCACCCCGCGCTGGACGTGGTGGTCCACAACGCGGGGCTCTACGAGCGGGTGGACTTCGCCGCCGTGACGCGTGAGCAGTACCGCCGCATGCTCGCGGTGAACGTGGACGCGCCCTTCTTCCTCACGCAGGCGCTCCTGCCGTCGCTGCGCGCGGGGAAGGACCCGCTGGTGGTGCACCTCACGGACATCGGTGGGGAGCGGGCGGTGAGCCACTACGCGCACTATTCGGTGAGCAAGGCGGGGCTCGTGATGCTGACGCGCGCGCTGGCGGTGGAGCTGGCGCCGCACGTGCGCGTCAACGCCATCTCGCCGGGCGTGGTGGCCTTCCCGGAGCACTTCGACGAAGCCGCGCGCCAGGAGGTGCTCCAGCGCGTGCCCATGGGCCGCGAGGGCAGGGTGGAGGACGTGGCGCGCACGGTGGTGTTCCTCGCGCGCGAGGCGCCGTATCTCACCGGGCAGGTCATCGCCCTGGACGGCGGAAGGAGCGCGCAGCTGTGA
- the grxC gene encoding glutaredoxin 3: MRPHPSTQEVVMLEVVVYMKRTCPYSRQAMDLLNEKGCEFQKVDVAADEKRREEMMERCGRHTVPQIFIAGRHVGGCDDLYALEERGELDALLGREARDSTAP; this comes from the coding sequence ATGCGTCCCCACCCTTCGACGCAGGAGGTCGTGATGCTCGAGGTCGTCGTCTACATGAAGCGGACCTGCCCCTATTCGCGGCAGGCCATGGACCTGCTCAACGAGAAGGGCTGTGAGTTCCAGAAGGTGGATGTCGCCGCGGACGAGAAGCGGCGCGAGGAGATGATGGAGCGCTGCGGCCGCCACACCGTGCCGCAGATCTTCATCGCGGGCCGCCACGTCGGTGGCTGCGATGACCTGTACGCGCTGGAAGAGCGCGGGGAGCTGGATGCGCTCCTCGGCCGCGAGGCCCGGGACTCCACCGCGCCCTGA
- a CDS encoding U32 family peptidase codes for MSPRRPEILAPAGDLESLRAALASGADAVYFGLDEGFNARARAENFSLERLPETVGLIHRAGARAYVTLNTLVFEPELPVVEHLLRGVAKAGVDALIVQDPAVALLARAVCPQLELHASTQMTLSSAEGARFATGLGFTRMVVPRELSVAEIRRLASQTDIELEVFIHGALCMSWSGQCLTSEAWGGRSANRGQCAQSCRLPYDLVVDGETRDLGEVKYLLSPKDLAGVRAVPELADIGVHSLKIEGRLKGPQYVSSTVQGYRRWLDGVMAGKPDGARLAKDLAEMSLSYSRGFSHGFLAGSDHQTLVEGRFPKHRGLYLGRVRAVAGKDVLVVPDDRPWTGALGMDERPEAPAGNVSAPLTGEPDPADVDPRPGMGVVFDAGAPEDKHEPGGPIFRVEREGDAWVLGFGHPGPDLGRVAPGQRVWLNSDPALARRTGELLAEGEPEGRIPLSLWVSGVAGEPLRVRMSTGRFTREAVGTTLLAPSRGAGVDAALLKDKLAALGGTSFHLAALDASGLAPGLHLPVSELKALRRQLVAELTADVERGPERTVSIEPVEADVRQGLLAKVAPRPAEDAPRLLPLCRNDAQLEAVIAAGLREVELDWMELVGLQKAVERARAAGLRVTIATVRVQKPGEEGYDTRLDRLRPDAVLVRHWGAMMHFLEQPAGASRPVLHGDFSLNVTNSLTAAHLLSLGLDTLTVSHDLDSEQLFALLEQAPAHRFAVALHHHIATFHTEHCVYSHTLSNGRDYKACGRPCEKHAIALKDRLGLEHPVIVDVGCRNTVFNAQAQSAASLVPRLLERGVRRFRVEFVRETREEATRVLAAYQELLTGRLSPAEAVKRAAVHEQFGVTRGTMQVLKHPAANAR; via the coding sequence ATGTCTCCCCGACGCCCCGAAATCCTCGCCCCCGCTGGTGACCTGGAGTCGTTGCGTGCCGCCCTCGCCAGTGGCGCGGACGCCGTGTACTTCGGGCTCGATGAAGGCTTCAACGCGCGCGCCCGCGCGGAGAACTTCTCGCTCGAACGGCTGCCGGAGACGGTGGGGCTCATCCACCGGGCGGGCGCCCGGGCCTATGTGACGCTGAACACGCTGGTGTTCGAGCCGGAGCTGCCGGTGGTGGAGCACCTGCTGCGCGGCGTGGCGAAGGCGGGCGTGGACGCGCTCATCGTGCAGGACCCGGCGGTGGCGCTGCTGGCGCGGGCGGTGTGCCCCCAGCTGGAGCTGCACGCGTCCACGCAGATGACGCTGTCCAGCGCGGAGGGCGCGCGGTTCGCCACGGGCCTGGGCTTCACGCGCATGGTGGTGCCGCGCGAGCTGTCGGTGGCGGAGATCCGCCGGCTGGCGTCGCAGACGGACATCGAGCTGGAGGTCTTCATCCACGGCGCGCTCTGCATGTCGTGGAGCGGCCAGTGCCTCACGAGCGAGGCCTGGGGCGGCCGGTCCGCCAACCGCGGCCAGTGCGCGCAGTCCTGCCGGCTGCCGTACGACCTGGTGGTGGACGGCGAGACGCGCGACCTGGGCGAGGTGAAGTACCTGCTCAGCCCCAAGGACCTGGCGGGCGTGCGCGCGGTGCCGGAGCTGGCGGACATCGGCGTGCACAGCCTGAAGATCGAAGGCCGGCTCAAGGGGCCGCAGTACGTCTCCAGCACGGTGCAGGGCTACCGCCGCTGGCTGGACGGCGTGATGGCGGGGAAGCCCGACGGCGCGCGGCTGGCGAAGGACCTGGCGGAGATGTCGCTGTCGTACAGCCGGGGCTTCTCGCACGGGTTCCTGGCGGGTTCCGACCACCAGACGCTGGTGGAGGGGCGCTTCCCGAAGCACCGCGGGCTGTACCTGGGCCGCGTGCGCGCGGTGGCGGGCAAGGACGTGCTCGTGGTGCCGGACGACCGGCCGTGGACGGGCGCGCTGGGCATGGACGAGCGGCCCGAGGCCCCGGCGGGCAACGTGTCCGCGCCGCTCACGGGTGAGCCCGACCCCGCGGACGTGGATCCGCGTCCGGGCATGGGCGTGGTGTTCGACGCGGGCGCGCCGGAGGACAAGCACGAGCCGGGCGGCCCCATCTTCCGCGTGGAGCGCGAGGGCGACGCGTGGGTGCTGGGCTTCGGGCATCCCGGGCCGGACCTGGGCCGCGTGGCGCCCGGGCAGCGCGTGTGGCTGAACAGCGACCCGGCGCTGGCGCGGCGCACGGGGGAGCTGCTGGCGGAGGGTGAGCCGGAGGGCCGCATCCCGCTGTCGCTGTGGGTGTCCGGCGTGGCGGGTGAGCCGCTGCGCGTGCGGATGAGCACCGGGCGGTTCACGCGCGAGGCCGTGGGCACGACGCTGCTCGCGCCGTCGCGGGGCGCGGGTGTGGACGCGGCGCTGCTCAAGGACAAGCTGGCCGCGCTGGGCGGCACGTCGTTCCACCTGGCGGCGCTGGACGCGTCCGGGCTGGCGCCGGGGCTGCACCTGCCGGTGTCGGAGCTCAAGGCGCTGCGCCGGCAGCTGGTGGCGGAGCTGACGGCGGACGTGGAGCGCGGCCCCGAGCGGACCGTGAGCATTGAGCCGGTGGAGGCCGACGTGCGTCAGGGCCTGCTGGCGAAGGTGGCTCCTCGGCCGGCGGAGGACGCGCCCCGGTTGCTGCCGCTGTGCCGGAACGACGCGCAGCTGGAGGCGGTCATCGCCGCGGGGCTGCGCGAGGTGGAGCTGGACTGGATGGAGCTGGTGGGGCTCCAGAAGGCGGTGGAGCGGGCGCGCGCGGCGGGGTTGCGCGTCACCATCGCCACGGTGCGCGTGCAGAAGCCGGGCGAGGAGGGCTACGACACGCGCCTGGACCGACTGCGGCCGGACGCGGTGCTGGTGCGCCACTGGGGCGCGATGATGCACTTCCTGGAGCAGCCGGCGGGGGCGTCGCGGCCGGTGCTGCACGGGGACTTCTCGCTCAACGTCACGAACTCGCTGACGGCGGCGCACCTGTTGAGCCTGGGGCTGGACACGCTGACGGTGTCGCACGACCTGGATTCGGAGCAGCTCTTCGCGCTGCTGGAGCAGGCGCCGGCGCACCGGTTCGCGGTGGCGCTGCACCACCACATCGCGACGTTCCACACGGAGCACTGCGTGTATTCACACACGCTGTCCAACGGGCGCGACTACAAGGCCTGCGGGCGGCCGTGTGAGAAGCACGCCATCGCGCTGAAGGACCGGCTGGGATTGGAGCACCCGGTCATCGTGGACGTGGGGTGCCGCAACACGGTGTTCAACGCGCAGGCGCAGAGCGCGGCGTCACTGGTACCCCGGCTGCTGGAGCGCGGCGTGCGCAGGTTCCGCGTGGAGTTCGTGCGCGAGACGCGGGAAGAGGCCACGCGCGTGCTGGCCGCGTACCAGGAACTGCTCACGGGCCGGCTGTCGCCCGCGGAGGCGGTGAAGCGCGCGGCGGTGCACGAACAGTTCGGCGTCACGCGCGGCACGATGCAGGTGCTCAAGCACCCGGCAGCGAACGCGCGCTGA
- a CDS encoding right-handed parallel beta-helix repeat-containing protein: MRFRLTLTTLVCATGMLAGTVGCTGKVEPAPATATPPGTSSPPIVTPPARPQPPADAGTGVDGGVATEDGGTPTDPPTDPPTDPPADPVDPPPTEPQEPEPPPPAESQYTRVLWVSPSGNDSAAGTESLPLRTVARALSLVKPGEAVFLLSGTWREHVQLTERQGTAAKPLTLRAAPGATAILKGGSIGETALVDVSGAYWNLQGLTVDVGGERTFAVMWRGAGAHHGVLKDSILKNGREGAGAYVTDKAHDVLIENNDISHFDQGEVDSHGVAVQTSAFNVVVRGNDIHHNSGDGVQCLGPEGGATNPGTPFDNLLVEDNRLHDNRENGADIKTCTRVTLRGNTIYNHRAVSTAAGEGILVHMSPSDVTLEDNVFYANARAIQIGGNREGAPPTRVILRRNLIHDGLGEADGEEGTGIRVDASVDVKVQHNTVWNLSGACLIFGAGSNGSSQGLDVRNNIFAGCGTAARAGPGRSGAVVDGNLYYRGGGAVAFNLEGATVGLADWRSKAGLDKRSQERAPAFVDTGADDYQLAAQSPAREAGLSLGLPFCGAAPDQGAFESGCP, encoded by the coding sequence ATGCGCTTCCGCCTGACCCTGACGACCCTCGTCTGCGCCACCGGGATGCTCGCTGGCACCGTCGGCTGTACCGGCAAGGTCGAACCCGCGCCCGCGACAGCCACGCCTCCGGGCACGTCCAGTCCACCCATCGTCACCCCGCCGGCGCGGCCCCAGCCGCCGGCCGACGCGGGCACCGGTGTGGACGGCGGGGTCGCCACGGAGGACGGCGGCACGCCCACGGATCCGCCTACGGATCCGCCCACGGATCCGCCTGCGGATCCGGTAGACCCACCGCCCACGGAGCCGCAGGAGCCCGAGCCTCCGCCCCCCGCCGAATCGCAGTACACGCGCGTGCTCTGGGTGTCCCCCAGCGGCAACGACTCCGCGGCGGGCACGGAGAGCCTGCCCCTGCGCACGGTCGCGCGAGCGCTGTCATTGGTGAAACCCGGTGAGGCGGTGTTCCTCCTGTCCGGCACGTGGCGCGAACACGTGCAGCTGACGGAGCGGCAGGGCACGGCGGCGAAACCGCTGACGCTCCGGGCCGCGCCGGGCGCCACCGCCATCCTCAAGGGCGGCTCCATTGGCGAGACGGCGCTCGTGGACGTGAGCGGCGCGTACTGGAACCTCCAGGGGCTCACGGTGGACGTGGGCGGCGAGCGCACGTTCGCGGTGATGTGGCGCGGCGCGGGCGCGCACCACGGCGTGCTCAAGGACAGCATCCTGAAGAACGGCAGGGAGGGCGCGGGCGCCTACGTGACGGACAAGGCGCACGACGTCCTCATCGAGAACAACGACATCTCCCACTTCGACCAGGGCGAGGTGGACAGCCACGGCGTCGCGGTGCAGACCTCCGCGTTCAACGTGGTGGTGCGCGGCAATGACATCCACCACAACTCCGGCGACGGCGTGCAGTGCCTGGGGCCGGAGGGTGGCGCCACCAACCCGGGCACGCCGTTCGACAACCTGCTCGTGGAGGACAACCGGCTCCACGACAACCGGGAGAACGGCGCGGACATCAAGACGTGCACCCGCGTCACGCTGCGCGGCAACACCATCTACAACCACCGCGCCGTGTCCACCGCCGCGGGCGAGGGCATCCTCGTCCACATGTCCCCGTCCGACGTCACGCTGGAGGACAACGTCTTCTACGCCAACGCGCGCGCCATCCAGATTGGCGGCAACCGCGAGGGCGCGCCCCCCACGCGCGTCATCCTCCGCCGCAACCTCATCCACGACGGCCTGGGCGAAGCGGACGGCGAGGAGGGCACCGGCATCCGCGTGGACGCGTCCGTGGACGTGAAGGTGCAGCACAACACCGTGTGGAACCTGAGCGGCGCGTGCCTCATCTTCGGCGCGGGCTCCAACGGCTCCAGCCAGGGCCTGGACGTGCGCAACAACATCTTCGCCGGCTGCGGCACCGCCGCGCGCGCGGGTCCGGGCCGGAGCGGCGCGGTGGTGGACGGCAACCTGTACTACCGCGGCGGCGGCGCGGTGGCCTTCAACCTGGAGGGCGCCACCGTGGGCCTGGCGGACTGGCGCTCGAAGGCAGGCCTGGACAAGCGCTCCCAGGAGCGCGCCCCCGCCTTCGTGGACACGGGCGCGGACGACTACCAGCTGGCGGCGCAGTCCCCCGCTCGCGAGGCGGGCCTGTCCCTGGGGTTGCCCTTCTGCGGGGCGGCGCCGGACCAGGGCGCCTTCGAGTCAGGCTGCCCCTGA
- a CDS encoding GreA/GreB family elongation factor, which produces MSKAFTKEDGGGDEGLTPARPRSASAEQRYITPEGYRALQEELLELQGPAPRDWPELEAGVRKRERERRARELTAILEDVRVVVPDPSQAGRVFFGAWVVLEDEEGSQMRYRIVGPDEADVKAGRLSVESPLARALLGKEAGEVVQVERPRGPVEYELLAVEYAESEASAAAP; this is translated from the coding sequence ATGTCGAAGGCATTCACCAAGGAAGACGGGGGCGGCGACGAGGGGCTCACCCCCGCGCGTCCCCGGTCGGCGTCGGCGGAGCAGCGCTACATCACGCCGGAGGGCTACCGCGCGCTCCAGGAGGAGCTGCTGGAGCTGCAGGGTCCCGCGCCCCGGGACTGGCCGGAGCTGGAAGCAGGCGTGCGCAAGCGCGAGCGGGAGCGCCGCGCGCGGGAGCTCACCGCCATCCTGGAGGACGTGCGCGTGGTGGTGCCGGATCCATCGCAGGCGGGCCGCGTCTTCTTCGGCGCGTGGGTGGTGCTGGAGGACGAGGAAGGCAGCCAGATGCGCTACCGCATCGTCGGCCCGGATGAGGCGGACGTGAAGGCGGGGCGGCTGAGCGTGGAGTCCCCGCTGGCGCGCGCGCTCCTGGGCAAGGAGGCCGGCGAGGTCGTGCAGGTGGAGCGCCCCCGCGGCCCGGTGGAGTACGAGCTCCTCGCGGTGGAGTACGCGGAGTCCGAAGCCAGCGCCGCCGCGCCGTAG
- a CDS encoding queuosine precursor transporter, which yields MNLDRRIQLFVVLAGLFFTSLVVGDIIGVKLFEVHLGPVVAVMSVGMLPFPVTFLLTDILNEFYGKKVARFVTWVGFFMAIFTFVIIALAGQVPWAPMTEAKDYSGTVAASFNNVFGGSQRILMASMAAYLVAQFLDISVFNLLKRVTNNRMLWLRATGSTVVSQFIDTVVVQFIAWTGVLPRDVIFRIIFTSYAVKLLVAIGLTPLVYLGHALVERKLGIAPVVLGEDGEPVNLSPGGTEPPPAATA from the coding sequence ATGAACCTGGACCGGCGGATTCAGCTTTTCGTGGTGCTCGCGGGGCTGTTCTTCACCTCGCTGGTGGTGGGCGACATCATCGGGGTGAAGCTGTTCGAGGTTCACCTGGGCCCGGTGGTGGCGGTGATGTCGGTGGGCATGTTGCCGTTCCCGGTGACGTTCCTGCTGACGGACATCCTCAACGAGTTCTATGGCAAGAAGGTCGCGCGGTTCGTGACGTGGGTGGGCTTCTTCATGGCCATCTTCACGTTCGTCATCATCGCGCTGGCGGGCCAGGTCCCGTGGGCGCCGATGACGGAGGCGAAGGACTACAGCGGGACGGTGGCGGCGTCGTTCAACAACGTGTTCGGCGGCTCGCAGCGCATCCTGATGGCGTCGATGGCGGCGTACCTGGTGGCCCAGTTCCTGGACATCTCGGTCTTCAACCTGCTCAAGCGGGTGACGAACAACCGGATGCTGTGGCTGCGGGCCACGGGCTCCACGGTGGTGTCGCAGTTCATCGACACGGTGGTGGTGCAGTTCATCGCCTGGACGGGCGTGCTGCCCCGGGACGTCATCTTCCGGATCATCTTCACCTCGTACGCGGTGAAGCTGCTGGTGGCCATCGGCCTGACGCCGCTCGTCTACCTGGGGCACGCGCTGGTGGAGCGCAAGCTGGGCATCGCCCCCGTGGTCCTGGGCGAAGACGGTGAGCCGGTGAACCTCTCGCCTGGCGGCACCGAGCCCCCGCCCGCCGCCACGGCCTGA
- a CDS encoding heparan-alpha-glucosaminide N-acetyltransferase domain-containing protein encodes MQREQVSGARSASGRLEAVDAMRGTVMLLVFLSHFADAYLYPLGGEAAHLRERMNLLTMMATPGFMVISGLMLGLLHSRSRDFGPLRKRLQRRGLFLLTAGHLLIVPTCRFWANEPLYLLRILPVTDTIGLALLVGPWVVTRLNGRARAALGLALFALSWTVSLGWWPESAVARTLKEAFFGQRELSVMLSTFPVVPWLGVYLVGSMFGEWLGTWGRADVKGVGRRFEFVGLGIAVGGAGLVVLHIAVRHLWHGAGFDTLMALTSQAQKYPPGPAYVALYGGTVLALMGLLMRAEQAGYLSRYLKAASVIGRHSLLAFVLQFYVYYVGLYLLRLHYTPLWPLLFVFTAGLQWCALYAWDLRDRAREAATRLPAGVPVSGAR; translated from the coding sequence ATGCAGCGCGAGCAGGTGTCGGGGGCGCGCTCCGCCTCTGGGCGGCTGGAAGCGGTGGATGCCATGCGGGGCACGGTGATGCTGCTCGTGTTCCTGTCGCACTTCGCGGATGCGTATCTCTATCCGCTGGGCGGTGAGGCCGCGCACCTGCGCGAGCGGATGAACCTGCTGACGATGATGGCCACGCCCGGCTTCATGGTCATCAGCGGCCTGATGCTGGGGCTCTTGCACTCGCGCAGCCGCGACTTCGGCCCGCTGCGCAAGCGGCTCCAGCGCCGCGGCCTGTTCCTGCTCACCGCGGGCCACCTGCTCATCGTGCCCACCTGCCGCTTCTGGGCGAACGAGCCGCTGTACCTGCTGCGCATCCTGCCGGTGACGGACACCATCGGGCTGGCGCTGCTCGTGGGGCCCTGGGTGGTGACGCGGCTGAACGGCCGGGCCCGCGCGGCGCTGGGCCTGGCGCTGTTCGCGCTGAGCTGGACGGTGAGCCTGGGGTGGTGGCCGGAGTCGGCCGTGGCCCGCACGCTCAAGGAGGCCTTCTTCGGCCAGCGCGAGCTGTCCGTGATGCTCTCCACCTTCCCGGTGGTGCCGTGGCTGGGCGTGTACCTGGTGGGCAGCATGTTCGGCGAGTGGCTGGGGACCTGGGGCCGCGCGGACGTGAAGGGCGTGGGCCGGCGCTTCGAGTTCGTGGGCCTGGGCATCGCCGTGGGCGGCGCCGGGCTGGTGGTGCTCCACATCGCGGTGCGCCACCTGTGGCACGGCGCGGGCTTCGACACGCTGATGGCGCTCACGTCGCAGGCGCAGAAGTACCCGCCGGGGCCCGCCTACGTCGCGCTCTATGGCGGCACGGTGCTCGCGCTGATGGGCTTGCTGATGCGCGCCGAGCAGGCCGGCTACCTGTCGCGCTACCTGAAGGCGGCGAGCGTCATCGGTCGGCACTCGCTGCTCGCGTTCGTGCTCCAGTTCTACGTGTACTACGTGGGCCTGTACCTCCTGCGGCTGCACTACACGCCGCTGTGGCCGCTGCTTTTCGTCTTCACTGCGGGGCTCCAGTGGTGCGCCCTGTACGCGTGGGACCTGCGCGACCGTGCCCGGGAGGCCGCCACGCGCCTGCCCGCGGGCGTGCCCGTGTCCGGCGCTCGCTGA